One genomic region from Podarcis raffonei isolate rPodRaf1 chromosome 16, rPodRaf1.pri, whole genome shotgun sequence encodes:
- the YPEL1 gene encoding protein yippee-like 1 isoform X1, with protein sequence MVKMTKSKTFQAYLPNCHRTYSCIHCRAHLANHDELISKSFQGSQGRAYLFNSVVSIKILSRVNVGCGPAEERVLLTGLHAVADIYCENCKTTLGWKYEHAFESSQKYKEGKFIIELAHMIKDNGWE encoded by the exons ATGGTAAAAATGACAAAATCCAAAACGTTCCAGGCTTACCTACCAAACTGTCATCGGACCTACAGTTGTATCCACTGCAGAGCCCATCTAGCCAATCATGATGAACTAATTTCCAAG tcCTTTCAGGGAAGCCAGGGGCGAGCCTACCTCTTTAATTCAGT aGTATCTATTAAAATCCTTTCAAG ggTGAATGTGGGCTGTGGTCCTGCGGAAGAGAGAGTTCTTCTGACAGGCTTGCATGCAGTAGCAGATATTTATTGTGAAAACTGCAAAACCACTCTTGGATGGAAATAC GAACATGCGTTTGAAAGCAGTCAGAAATACAAAGAAGGAAAATTCATCATTGAACTTGCCCACATGATCAAAGACAATGGCTGGGAGTAA
- the YPEL1 gene encoding protein yippee-like 1 isoform X2, with protein sequence MVKMTKSKTFQAYLPNCHRTYSCIHCRAHLANHDELISKSFQGSQGRAYLFNSVVNVGCGPAEERVLLTGLHAVADIYCENCKTTLGWKYEHAFESSQKYKEGKFIIELAHMIKDNGWE encoded by the exons ATGGTAAAAATGACAAAATCCAAAACGTTCCAGGCTTACCTACCAAACTGTCATCGGACCTACAGTTGTATCCACTGCAGAGCCCATCTAGCCAATCATGATGAACTAATTTCCAAG tcCTTTCAGGGAAGCCAGGGGCGAGCCTACCTCTTTAATTCAGT ggTGAATGTGGGCTGTGGTCCTGCGGAAGAGAGAGTTCTTCTGACAGGCTTGCATGCAGTAGCAGATATTTATTGTGAAAACTGCAAAACCACTCTTGGATGGAAATAC GAACATGCGTTTGAAAGCAGTCAGAAATACAAAGAAGGAAAATTCATCATTGAACTTGCCCACATGATCAAAGACAATGGCTGGGAGTAA